A window of Gopherus evgoodei ecotype Sinaloan lineage chromosome 13, rGopEvg1_v1.p, whole genome shotgun sequence contains these coding sequences:
- the LOC115661007 gene encoding NACHT, LRR and PYD domains-containing protein 1a-like isoform X4 translates to MEHGPTGSSAATGGAQGTIFIRELTGRVSVLDVCWEDTGVDLKRRVIQKIGRDSDVDGLRLVFAGKQLEDARSLRHQGLTNHCTVHLVKRLRGGGDPSFLPQVFHFPAVTAQGREKAQPHSSSPDKAEPEEQTREARKVVAAFRHSAMLKGKCKRCVGEILPEVTPETVAGTEENGTVYRARIPSAGSFHCSETGLGFEVSAAVTIEYEYGSWAESLSPSARQEWMVAGPLFHIRAEPDTVRAVHLPHFVCLADGTDESLCHIAHFEAGRMTLESPTRINNFFAVLENPSFSQLGVLWRKIRSTIKFIPIHSLVLIFRMLSAADVTLHLYLIPNDHSLRKAIEEEEMKWKSKHVPKPPQTDPLYFGSRYQVSGPSDLEITPMQLHFCYQSPGEQQSYIEIYTKELEKEIRLHVNGQDDGSLVWEALVRPGDVSLSALSSQTLTAE, encoded by the exons ATGGAGCACGGACCCACTGGGAGCTCTGCAGCCACTGGCGGGGCCCAGGGCACAATCTTTATTAGAGAGTTGACTGGCAGAGTGAGTGTCCTGGACGTGTGTTGGGAGGACACTGGGGTGGATCTGAAGAGGAGGGTGATACAAAAAATTGGTCGCGACAGTGATGTTGACGGGCTTAGACTGGTATTCGCAGGCAAACAGCTGGAAGATGCCAGGAGTCTGCGGCACCAAGGGCTGACCAATCACTGCACTGTCCATTTGGTTAAGCGAT TGCGCGGTGGTGGTGATCCAAGCTTCCTTCCTCAAG TCTTTCACTTTCCTGCTGTAACTGCACAAGGCAGAGAGAAAGCCCAGCCACATTCATCATCTCCAGACAAAGCAGAACCTGAGGAACAAACAC GAGAAGCAAGAAAAGTAGTGGCTGCATTTAGACACTCTGCCATGTTAAAGGGAAAATGCAAGAGGTGTGTCGGAGAG ATCCTTCCAGAGGTAACGCCGGAgactgttgcaggcacagaggagaACGGGACTGTCTACAG AGCTCGCATCCCCAGCGCTGGCTCCTTCCACTGCTCCGAAACGGGGCTTGGCTTTGAGGTGAGCGCAGCAGTGACCATTGAGTACGAATACGGCTCCTGGGCAGAGAGTCTGAGCCCATCTGCCAGGCAGGAGTGGATGGTCGCCGGCCCCCTGTTCCACATCAGGGCCGAGCCTGACACGGTGCGAGCCGTGCACCTCCCCCACTTCGTGTGCCTTGCAG ATGGAACAGATGAAAGCTTGTGCCACATTGCCCATTTTGAAGCTGGCAGGATGACCCTGGAGAGTCCAACTAGAATTAATAACTTCTTTGCTGTCCTGGAGAATCCCAGCTTCTCCCAGCTCGGCGTGCTTTGGAGAAAGATACGTTCAACCATAAAATTTATTCCCATCCATTCCCTTGTGCTGATATTCCGGATGCTCAGTGCCGCTGATGTCACTCTCCACCTCTACCTGATACCCAATGACCACTCACTGAGGAAG GCcattgaagaagaagaaatgaagtGGAAGTCAAAGCATGTACCTAAGCCTCCTCAGACTGACCCTCTGTACTTTGGGTCTCGGTACCAGGTGTCCGGTCCATCAGATCTTGAGATAACCCCGATG CAACTGCACTTCTGCTATCAGAGTCCAGGTGAGCAGCAGTCGTATATTGAGATCTACACcaaggagctggagaaggaaatCAGGCTCCATGTGAATGGTCAAGATGATGGCAGCTTGGTCTGGGAGGCCTTGGTGAGGCCAG GGGACGTTAGTCTTTCTGCTTTGTCCTCCCAAACGCTCACAG CAGAGTAA
- the LOC115661007 gene encoding caspase recruitment domain-containing protein 8-like isoform X1, whose translation MEHGPTGSSAATGGAQGTIFIRELTGRVSVLDVCWEDTGVDLKRRVIQKIGRDSDVDGLRLVFAGKQLEDARSLRHQGLTNHCTVHLVKRLRGGGDPSFLPQVFHFPAVTAQGREKAQPHSSSPDKAEPEEQTREARKVVAAFRHSAMLKGKCKRCVGEILPEVTPETVAGTEENGTVYRARIPSAGSFHCSETGLGFEVSAAVTIEYEYGSWAESLSPSARQEWMVAGPLFHIRAEPDTVRAVHLPHFVCLADGTDESLCHIAHFEAGRMTLESPTRINNFFAVLENPSFSQLGVLWRKIRSTIKFIPIHSLVLIFRMLSAADVTLHLYLIPNDHSLRKAIEEEEMKWKSKHVPKPPQTDPLYFGSRYQVSGPSDLEITPMQLHFCYQSPGEQQSYIEIYTKELEKEIRLHVNGQDDGSLVWEALVRPGDVSLSALSSQTLTGAAFVVKHRRQLRARMGQIQPVLVRLREAQLLSSEEEEEVRSERTSRMRNDALLQLVERKGAQAQEELYQTLREMDPYLVQDLEQSS comes from the exons ATGGAGCACGGACCCACTGGGAGCTCTGCAGCCACTGGCGGGGCCCAGGGCACAATCTTTATTAGAGAGTTGACTGGCAGAGTGAGTGTCCTGGACGTGTGTTGGGAGGACACTGGGGTGGATCTGAAGAGGAGGGTGATACAAAAAATTGGTCGCGACAGTGATGTTGACGGGCTTAGACTGGTATTCGCAGGCAAACAGCTGGAAGATGCCAGGAGTCTGCGGCACCAAGGGCTGACCAATCACTGCACTGTCCATTTGGTTAAGCGAT TGCGCGGTGGTGGTGATCCAAGCTTCCTTCCTCAAG TCTTTCACTTTCCTGCTGTAACTGCACAAGGCAGAGAGAAAGCCCAGCCACATTCATCATCTCCAGACAAAGCAGAACCTGAGGAACAAACAC GAGAAGCAAGAAAAGTAGTGGCTGCATTTAGACACTCTGCCATGTTAAAGGGAAAATGCAAGAGGTGTGTCGGAGAG ATCCTTCCAGAGGTAACGCCGGAgactgttgcaggcacagaggagaACGGGACTGTCTACAG AGCTCGCATCCCCAGCGCTGGCTCCTTCCACTGCTCCGAAACGGGGCTTGGCTTTGAGGTGAGCGCAGCAGTGACCATTGAGTACGAATACGGCTCCTGGGCAGAGAGTCTGAGCCCATCTGCCAGGCAGGAGTGGATGGTCGCCGGCCCCCTGTTCCACATCAGGGCCGAGCCTGACACGGTGCGAGCCGTGCACCTCCCCCACTTCGTGTGCCTTGCAG ATGGAACAGATGAAAGCTTGTGCCACATTGCCCATTTTGAAGCTGGCAGGATGACCCTGGAGAGTCCAACTAGAATTAATAACTTCTTTGCTGTCCTGGAGAATCCCAGCTTCTCCCAGCTCGGCGTGCTTTGGAGAAAGATACGTTCAACCATAAAATTTATTCCCATCCATTCCCTTGTGCTGATATTCCGGATGCTCAGTGCCGCTGATGTCACTCTCCACCTCTACCTGATACCCAATGACCACTCACTGAGGAAG GCcattgaagaagaagaaatgaagtGGAAGTCAAAGCATGTACCTAAGCCTCCTCAGACTGACCCTCTGTACTTTGGGTCTCGGTACCAGGTGTCCGGTCCATCAGATCTTGAGATAACCCCGATG CAACTGCACTTCTGCTATCAGAGTCCAGGTGAGCAGCAGTCGTATATTGAGATCTACACcaaggagctggagaaggaaatCAGGCTCCATGTGAATGGTCAAGATGATGGCAGCTTGGTCTGGGAGGCCTTGGTGAGGCCAG GGGACGTTAGTCTTTCTGCTTTGTCCTCCCAAACGCTCACAG GTGCAGCCTTCGTGGTGAAGCACCGGAGGCAGCTCCGTGCTCGAATGGGACAGATCCAGCCTGTGCTGGTGCGCTTACGGGAGGCCCAGCTCCTTAGcagtgaagaagaggaagaggt
- the LOC115661007 gene encoding caspase recruitment domain-containing protein 8-like isoform X3 — protein MEHGPTGSSAATGGAQGTIFIRELTGRVSVLDVCWEDTGVDLKRRVIQKIGRDSDVDGLRLVFAGKQLEDARSLRHQGLTNHCTVHLVKRLRGGGDPSFLPQGEARKVVAAFRHSAMLKGKCKRCVGEILPEVTPETVAGTEENGTVYRARIPSAGSFHCSETGLGFEVSAAVTIEYEYGSWAESLSPSARQEWMVAGPLFHIRAEPDTVRAVHLPHFVCLADGTDESLCHIAHFEAGRMTLESPTRINNFFAVLENPSFSQLGVLWRKIRSTIKFIPIHSLVLIFRMLSAADVTLHLYLIPNDHSLRKAIEEEEMKWKSKHVPKPPQTDPLYFGSRYQVSGPSDLEITPMQLHFCYQSPGEQQSYIEIYTKELEKEIRLHVNGQDDGSLVWEALVRPGDVSLSALSSQTLTGAAFVVKHRRQLRARMGQIQPVLVRLREAQLLSSEEEEEVRSERTSRMRNDALLQLVERKGAQAQEELYQTLREMDPYLVQDLEQSS, from the exons ATGGAGCACGGACCCACTGGGAGCTCTGCAGCCACTGGCGGGGCCCAGGGCACAATCTTTATTAGAGAGTTGACTGGCAGAGTGAGTGTCCTGGACGTGTGTTGGGAGGACACTGGGGTGGATCTGAAGAGGAGGGTGATACAAAAAATTGGTCGCGACAGTGATGTTGACGGGCTTAGACTGGTATTCGCAGGCAAACAGCTGGAAGATGCCAGGAGTCTGCGGCACCAAGGGCTGACCAATCACTGCACTGTCCATTTGGTTAAGCGAT TGCGCGGTGGTGGTGATCCAAGCTTCCTTCCTCAAG GAGAAGCAAGAAAAGTAGTGGCTGCATTTAGACACTCTGCCATGTTAAAGGGAAAATGCAAGAGGTGTGTCGGAGAG ATCCTTCCAGAGGTAACGCCGGAgactgttgcaggcacagaggagaACGGGACTGTCTACAG AGCTCGCATCCCCAGCGCTGGCTCCTTCCACTGCTCCGAAACGGGGCTTGGCTTTGAGGTGAGCGCAGCAGTGACCATTGAGTACGAATACGGCTCCTGGGCAGAGAGTCTGAGCCCATCTGCCAGGCAGGAGTGGATGGTCGCCGGCCCCCTGTTCCACATCAGGGCCGAGCCTGACACGGTGCGAGCCGTGCACCTCCCCCACTTCGTGTGCCTTGCAG ATGGAACAGATGAAAGCTTGTGCCACATTGCCCATTTTGAAGCTGGCAGGATGACCCTGGAGAGTCCAACTAGAATTAATAACTTCTTTGCTGTCCTGGAGAATCCCAGCTTCTCCCAGCTCGGCGTGCTTTGGAGAAAGATACGTTCAACCATAAAATTTATTCCCATCCATTCCCTTGTGCTGATATTCCGGATGCTCAGTGCCGCTGATGTCACTCTCCACCTCTACCTGATACCCAATGACCACTCACTGAGGAAG GCcattgaagaagaagaaatgaagtGGAAGTCAAAGCATGTACCTAAGCCTCCTCAGACTGACCCTCTGTACTTTGGGTCTCGGTACCAGGTGTCCGGTCCATCAGATCTTGAGATAACCCCGATG CAACTGCACTTCTGCTATCAGAGTCCAGGTGAGCAGCAGTCGTATATTGAGATCTACACcaaggagctggagaaggaaatCAGGCTCCATGTGAATGGTCAAGATGATGGCAGCTTGGTCTGGGAGGCCTTGGTGAGGCCAG GGGACGTTAGTCTTTCTGCTTTGTCCTCCCAAACGCTCACAG GTGCAGCCTTCGTGGTGAAGCACCGGAGGCAGCTCCGTGCTCGAATGGGACAGATCCAGCCTGTGCTGGTGCGCTTACGGGAGGCCCAGCTCCTTAGcagtgaagaagaggaagaggt
- the LOC115661007 gene encoding caspase recruitment domain-containing protein 8-like isoform X2 has product MEHGPTGSSAATGGAQGTIFIRELTGRVSVLDVCWEDTGVDLKRRVIQKIGRDSDVDGLRLVFAGKQLEDARSLRHQGLTNHCTVHLVKRLRGGGDPSFLPQVFHFPAVTAQGREKAQPHSSSPDKAEPEEQTREARKVVAAFRHSAMLKGKCKRCVGEILPEVTPETVAGTEENGTVYRARIPSAGSFHCSETGLGFEVSAAVTIEYEYGSWAESLSPSARQEWMVAGPLFHIRAEPDTVRAVHLPHFVCLADGTDESLCHIAHFEAGRMTLESPTRINNFFAVLENPSFSQLGVLWRKIRSTIKFIPIHSLVLIFRMLSAADVTLHLYLIPNDHSLRKAIEEEEMKWKSKHVPKPPQTDPLYFGSRYQVSGPSDLEITPMQLHFCYQSPGEQQSYIEIYTKELEKEIRLHVNGQDDGSLVWEALVRPGAAFVVKHRRQLRARMGQIQPVLVRLREAQLLSSEEEEEVRSERTSRMRNDALLQLVERKGAQAQEELYQTLREMDPYLVQDLEQSS; this is encoded by the exons ATGGAGCACGGACCCACTGGGAGCTCTGCAGCCACTGGCGGGGCCCAGGGCACAATCTTTATTAGAGAGTTGACTGGCAGAGTGAGTGTCCTGGACGTGTGTTGGGAGGACACTGGGGTGGATCTGAAGAGGAGGGTGATACAAAAAATTGGTCGCGACAGTGATGTTGACGGGCTTAGACTGGTATTCGCAGGCAAACAGCTGGAAGATGCCAGGAGTCTGCGGCACCAAGGGCTGACCAATCACTGCACTGTCCATTTGGTTAAGCGAT TGCGCGGTGGTGGTGATCCAAGCTTCCTTCCTCAAG TCTTTCACTTTCCTGCTGTAACTGCACAAGGCAGAGAGAAAGCCCAGCCACATTCATCATCTCCAGACAAAGCAGAACCTGAGGAACAAACAC GAGAAGCAAGAAAAGTAGTGGCTGCATTTAGACACTCTGCCATGTTAAAGGGAAAATGCAAGAGGTGTGTCGGAGAG ATCCTTCCAGAGGTAACGCCGGAgactgttgcaggcacagaggagaACGGGACTGTCTACAG AGCTCGCATCCCCAGCGCTGGCTCCTTCCACTGCTCCGAAACGGGGCTTGGCTTTGAGGTGAGCGCAGCAGTGACCATTGAGTACGAATACGGCTCCTGGGCAGAGAGTCTGAGCCCATCTGCCAGGCAGGAGTGGATGGTCGCCGGCCCCCTGTTCCACATCAGGGCCGAGCCTGACACGGTGCGAGCCGTGCACCTCCCCCACTTCGTGTGCCTTGCAG ATGGAACAGATGAAAGCTTGTGCCACATTGCCCATTTTGAAGCTGGCAGGATGACCCTGGAGAGTCCAACTAGAATTAATAACTTCTTTGCTGTCCTGGAGAATCCCAGCTTCTCCCAGCTCGGCGTGCTTTGGAGAAAGATACGTTCAACCATAAAATTTATTCCCATCCATTCCCTTGTGCTGATATTCCGGATGCTCAGTGCCGCTGATGTCACTCTCCACCTCTACCTGATACCCAATGACCACTCACTGAGGAAG GCcattgaagaagaagaaatgaagtGGAAGTCAAAGCATGTACCTAAGCCTCCTCAGACTGACCCTCTGTACTTTGGGTCTCGGTACCAGGTGTCCGGTCCATCAGATCTTGAGATAACCCCGATG CAACTGCACTTCTGCTATCAGAGTCCAGGTGAGCAGCAGTCGTATATTGAGATCTACACcaaggagctggagaaggaaatCAGGCTCCATGTGAATGGTCAAGATGATGGCAGCTTGGTCTGGGAGGCCTTGGTGAGGCCAG GTGCAGCCTTCGTGGTGAAGCACCGGAGGCAGCTCCGTGCTCGAATGGGACAGATCCAGCCTGTGCTGGTGCGCTTACGGGAGGCCCAGCTCCTTAGcagtgaagaagaggaagaggt